From Streptomyces cyaneogriseus subsp. noncyanogenus, the proteins below share one genomic window:
- a CDS encoding NADP-dependent oxidoreductase codes for MKAIGVYEFGGPDVLRVLDLPEPQAGPGEVRIRVHAAAVSPTDVLLRTGGHAVRMPGRRPPLIPGMDAAGVIDQLGPGADGRLALGQRVVALVLFTGPHGGAYAEQIVVPATSVVPAPEGADFPEASTLLMNAMTARHALDVLSVPRHGTVAVTGAAGAVGGYTVELAKADGLTVIADAAERDVELVRGFGADHVVERGTGIAGQIRALVPEGVAGVVDGSVQTTEIVSAIADGGGLAELRGWSGPAERDIRVHPVMVADRINDTIGLDTLCRQAEKGVLTLRVAEVLPAAEAARAHRLLEAGGLRGRVVLDFSVT; via the coding sequence ATGAAGGCTATCGGTGTCTACGAATTCGGCGGTCCCGACGTTCTGCGAGTGCTGGATCTGCCTGAACCACAGGCGGGTCCTGGCGAGGTCCGTATCCGCGTGCATGCGGCTGCTGTCAGTCCTACCGACGTCTTACTGCGTACCGGTGGCCATGCCGTCCGCATGCCCGGCCGACGGCCTCCGTTGATACCGGGTATGGATGCCGCCGGGGTGATCGACCAACTCGGGCCCGGGGCCGACGGCCGGCTCGCCCTGGGCCAGCGGGTGGTGGCGCTGGTGTTGTTCACCGGTCCGCATGGCGGTGCCTACGCGGAACAGATCGTCGTGCCCGCCACGTCGGTGGTGCCCGCCCCGGAAGGGGCCGACTTCCCGGAGGCGTCCACTCTGTTGATGAACGCCATGACCGCGCGCCACGCTCTGGACGTGCTGTCCGTGCCGCGTCATGGGACCGTCGCCGTGACCGGCGCCGCCGGTGCCGTGGGTGGGTACACGGTCGAGCTGGCCAAGGCCGACGGGCTGACCGTGATCGCCGATGCGGCCGAGCGCGATGTGGAGCTGGTCCGTGGTTTCGGGGCCGACCACGTCGTCGAACGCGGAACCGGGATCGCCGGACAGATCCGTGCGCTGGTGCCTGAGGGGGTGGCCGGGGTGGTGGACGGATCGGTGCAGACCACCGAGATCGTGTCCGCGATCGCAGACGGTGGTGGCCTGGCTGAGCTCCGGGGCTGGTCGGGGCCGGCCGAGCGGGACATTCGGGTGCACCCGGTGATGGTGGCCGACCGCATCAACGACACCATCGGCTTGGACACCCTCTGCCGCCAGGCCGAGAAAGGCGTTCTGACGTTGCGCGTCGCGGAGGTGCTGCCCGCCGCCGAAGCGGCCAGGGCACACCGCTTGCTGGAAGCCGGCGGCCTGCGGGGGCGGGTGGTGCTGGACTTCTCCGTGACGTGA